A part of Corynebacterium mustelae genomic DNA contains:
- the rpmH gene encoding 50S ribosomal protein L34: protein MTKGKRTFQPNNRRRAKKHGFRIRMRTRAGRAIVAARRRKGRAKLTA from the coding sequence GTGACCAAGGGTAAGCGGACGTTCCAGCCGAACAACCGTCGTCGCGCGAAAAAGCACGGCTTCCGTATCCGTATGCGCACTCGTGCTGGCCGCGCAATTGTGGCTGCACGTCGTCGTAAGGGTCGTGCAAAGCTCACCGCTTAA